The following are encoded together in the Phaseolus vulgaris cultivar G19833 chromosome 9, P. vulgaris v2.0, whole genome shotgun sequence genome:
- the LOC137822502 gene encoding pyruvate dehydrogenase (acetyl-transferring) kinase, mitochondrial-like has protein sequence MAAKKACETFSKSLIEEVHRWGCLKQTGVSLRYMMEFGSKPVDKNLLISAQFLHKELAIRIARRAIELENLPYGLSQKPAVLKVRDWYLDSFRDLRAFPDIKSMNDERVFTEMIKAIKVRHNNVVPTMALGVQQLKKGMDPKIVYEDLVEIHQFLDRFYMSRIGIRMLIGQHVELHNPNPPPFVVGYIHTKMSPVEVAWNASEDARAICCREYGSAPDVQIYGDPKFTFPYVPAHLHLMVFELVKNSLRAVQERFMDSDKVAPPIRIIVADGIEDVTIKVSDEGGGIPRSGLPKIFTYLYSTARNPLDEHSDLGIGENVTMAGYGYGLPISRLYARYFGGDLQMISMEGYGTDAYLHLSRLGDSQEPLP, from the exons ATGGCTGCCAAAAAGGCATGTGAGACGTTCTCAAAGTCCTTGATTGAGGAAGTGCATAGATGGGGTTGCTTGAAGCAGACAGGGGTAAGTCTGAGGTACATGATGGAATTTGGATCCAAACCCGTTGACAAGAATTTGCTGATTTCTGCTCAGTTTCTTCACAAAGAGCTCGCCATTAGAATTGCCAGAAGAGCTATTGAGCTTGAGAATCTTCCCTATGGTTTGTCTCAAAAGCCTGCTGTTTTGAAG gTTAGGGATTGGTATCTGGATTCTTTCCGTGATCTCAGAGCCTTCCCTGATATAAAGAGTATGAACGATGAAAGAGTTTTCACTGAAATGATCAAGGCCATCAAAGTGAGACACAACAATGTGGTTCCCACAATGGCCTTGGGTGTTCAGCAATTGAAGAAAGGTATGGATCCCAAGATTGTTTATGAAGATCTTGTCGAGATTCACCAGTTCCTTGATCGCTTTTACATGTCAAGAATTGGAATCCGTATGCTTATCG GGCAGCATGTTGAGTTGCACAATCCCAATCCTCCACCCTTCGTCGTGGGTTACATACATACAAAAATGTCTCCAGTGGAGGTGGCATGGAATGCCAGCGAGGATGCTCGTGCTATATGTTGTCGTGAATATGGAAGTGCCCCAGATGTCCAAATTTATGGAGATCCCAAATTTACCTTTCC GTATGTTCCAGCGCACTTGCATCTTATGGTATTTGAGTTGGTTAAGAACTCACTTCGTGCTGTCCAAGAGCGTTTTATGGATTCTGATAAAGTTGCACCTCCCATTAGAATAATAGTTGCTGATGGGATAGAGGATGTTACCATAAAG GTCTCAGATGAGGGAGGTGGAATTCCAAGGAGTGGTTTGCCTAAAATTTTTACATATCTATACAGTACAGCCAGAAATCCATTGGATGAGCATTCAGATCTCGGAATAGGTGAAAATGTGACAATGGCTGGATATGGATATGGGCTTCCCATTAGTCGCCTATATGCTCGGTATTTTGGAGGTGATCTTCAAATGATCTCAATGGAAGGATATG GGACTGATGCATATCTCCATTTGTCTCGTTTGGGAGATTCACAAGAACCTTTGCCTTGA
- the LOC137822503 gene encoding pyruvate dehydrogenase (acetyl-transferring) kinase, mitochondrial-like isoform X1, whose protein sequence is MKRSKLYPPIQFKDNPVFFYFTCGLVFQFSLRFKGSCLQNRVFMASKKSLIEEVHRWGCLKQTGVNLRYMMEFGSKPIDKNLLISAQFLHKELAIRIARRAIELDNLPYGLSQKPAVLKVRDWYLDSFRDIRAFPDIKSMNDERVFTEMIKAIKVRHNNVVPTMALGVQQLKKGMDPKIVNEDLVEIHQFLDRFYMSRIGIRMLIGQHVELHNPNPPPFVVGYIHIEMSPVEVARNATEDARAICCREYGNAPDVQIYGDPKFTFPYVPAHLHLMVFELVKNSLRAVQERFMDSDKVAPPIRIIVADGIEDVTIKVSDEGGGIPRSGLPKIFTYLYSTARNPLDEHSDLGIGENVTMAGYGYGLPISRLYARYFGGDLQMISMEGYGTDAHLHLSRLGDSQEPLP, encoded by the exons ATGAAAAGGTCCAAACTTTACCCTCCAATCCAGTTCAAGGATAACCCAGTTTTCTTTTACT TTACATGTGGGTTGGTGTTCCAATTCAGTCTTAGATTTAAGGGGTCTTGCCTCCAGAACCGCGTTTTCATGGCTTCCAAAAAGTCCTTGATTGAGGAAGTGCATAGATGGGGTTGCTTGAAGCAGACAGGGGTAAATCTGAGGTACATGATGGAATTTGGGTCCAAACCCATTGACAAGAATTTGCTGATTTCTGCTCAGTTTCTTCACAAAGAGCTTGCCATTAGAATTGCCAGAAGAGCTATTGAGCTTGACAATCTTCCCTATGGGTTGTCTCAAAAGCCTGCTGTTTTGAAG gTTAGGGATTGGTATCTGGATTCTTTTCGTGATATTAGAGCCTTCCCTGATATAAAGAGTATGAATGATGAAAGAGTGTTCACTGAAATGATCAAGGCCATCAAAGTGAGACACAACAATGTGGTTCCCACAATGGCCTTGGGTGTTCAGCAATTGAAGAAAGGTATGGATCCAAAGATTGTTAATGAAGATCTTGTCGAGATTCACCAGTTCCTTGATCGCTTTTACATGTCAAGAATTGGAATCCGTATGCTTATTG GGCAGCATGTTGAGTTGCACAATCCTAATCCTCCACCCTTTGTCGTGGGTTATATACATATAGAAATGTCTCCTGTGGAGGTGGCGAGGAATGCCACCGAGGATGCTCGTGCTATATGTTGTCGTGAATATGGAAATGCCCCAGATGTCCAAATTTATGGAGATCCCAAATTTACTTTTCC GTATGTTCCAGCGCACTTGCATCTTATGGTATTTGAGTTGGTTAAGAACTCACTTCGTGCTGTCCAAGAGCGTTTTATGGATTCTGATAAAGTTGCACCTCCCATTAGAATAATAGTTGCTGATGGGATAGAGGATGTTACCATAAAG GTCTCAGATGAGGGAGGTGGAATTCCAAGAAGTGGTTTGCCTAAAATTTTTACATATCTATACAGTACCGCCCGAAACCCATTGGATGAGCATTCAGATCTCGGAATAGGTGAGAATGTGACAATGGCTGGATATGGATATGGGCTTCCCATTAGTCGCCTATATGCTCGGTATTTTGGAGGTGATCTTCAAATGATCTCCATGGAAGGATATG GGACTGATGCACATCTCCATTTGTCTCGTTTGGGAGATTCACAAGAACCTTTGCCTTGA
- the LOC137822503 gene encoding pyruvate dehydrogenase (acetyl-transferring) kinase, mitochondrial-like isoform X2, translated as MASKKSLIEEVHRWGCLKQTGVNLRYMMEFGSKPIDKNLLISAQFLHKELAIRIARRAIELDNLPYGLSQKPAVLKVRDWYLDSFRDIRAFPDIKSMNDERVFTEMIKAIKVRHNNVVPTMALGVQQLKKGMDPKIVNEDLVEIHQFLDRFYMSRIGIRMLIGQHVELHNPNPPPFVVGYIHIEMSPVEVARNATEDARAICCREYGNAPDVQIYGDPKFTFPYVPAHLHLMVFELVKNSLRAVQERFMDSDKVAPPIRIIVADGIEDVTIKVSDEGGGIPRSGLPKIFTYLYSTARNPLDEHSDLGIGENVTMAGYGYGLPISRLYARYFGGDLQMISMEGYGTDAHLHLSRLGDSQEPLP; from the exons ATGGCTTCCAAAAAGTCCTTGATTGAGGAAGTGCATAGATGGGGTTGCTTGAAGCAGACAGGGGTAAATCTGAGGTACATGATGGAATTTGGGTCCAAACCCATTGACAAGAATTTGCTGATTTCTGCTCAGTTTCTTCACAAAGAGCTTGCCATTAGAATTGCCAGAAGAGCTATTGAGCTTGACAATCTTCCCTATGGGTTGTCTCAAAAGCCTGCTGTTTTGAAG gTTAGGGATTGGTATCTGGATTCTTTTCGTGATATTAGAGCCTTCCCTGATATAAAGAGTATGAATGATGAAAGAGTGTTCACTGAAATGATCAAGGCCATCAAAGTGAGACACAACAATGTGGTTCCCACAATGGCCTTGGGTGTTCAGCAATTGAAGAAAGGTATGGATCCAAAGATTGTTAATGAAGATCTTGTCGAGATTCACCAGTTCCTTGATCGCTTTTACATGTCAAGAATTGGAATCCGTATGCTTATTG GGCAGCATGTTGAGTTGCACAATCCTAATCCTCCACCCTTTGTCGTGGGTTATATACATATAGAAATGTCTCCTGTGGAGGTGGCGAGGAATGCCACCGAGGATGCTCGTGCTATATGTTGTCGTGAATATGGAAATGCCCCAGATGTCCAAATTTATGGAGATCCCAAATTTACTTTTCC GTATGTTCCAGCGCACTTGCATCTTATGGTATTTGAGTTGGTTAAGAACTCACTTCGTGCTGTCCAAGAGCGTTTTATGGATTCTGATAAAGTTGCACCTCCCATTAGAATAATAGTTGCTGATGGGATAGAGGATGTTACCATAAAG GTCTCAGATGAGGGAGGTGGAATTCCAAGAAGTGGTTTGCCTAAAATTTTTACATATCTATACAGTACCGCCCGAAACCCATTGGATGAGCATTCAGATCTCGGAATAGGTGAGAATGTGACAATGGCTGGATATGGATATGGGCTTCCCATTAGTCGCCTATATGCTCGGTATTTTGGAGGTGATCTTCAAATGATCTCCATGGAAGGATATG GGACTGATGCACATCTCCATTTGTCTCGTTTGGGAGATTCACAAGAACCTTTGCCTTGA